Proteins encoded within one genomic window of Hermetia illucens chromosome 2, iHerIll2.2.curated.20191125, whole genome shotgun sequence:
- the LOC119649020 gene encoding alcohol dehydrogenase 2-like — translation MNCAGKSALIAGGLGGIGLATCNSLLRKGVKNLRIFDIIENPQKLKGLTSTYPKANVKFCKVDATKKYEIDNGFKTVLSDFKSVDIFVTCVGVVDEMHIERCIEINLLSAIYLNYAALEYMSNSKGGNGGIVANIASVAGVAPFPACVVYAATKHGVLGLTRSLGTNTYFKKTGIKFITICPGYTTTPLLNQFNGSPINDIKKIRDSPQQSPEICGDLLVEAIEKDMNGSIWLIDEGKLKEVTPPKL, via the exons ATGAATTGTGCAGGTAAAAGTGCATTGATAGCAGGCGGCCTAGGTGGTATTGGCTTAGCTACCTGCAATTCTCTCCTCAGGAAAGGAGTCAAG AATTTGAGAATATTCGACATAATAGAAAACCCCCAAAAACTGAAAGGATTAACAAGCACCTACCCAAAGGCTAATGTGAAATTTTGTAAAGTGGACGccacaaaaaaatatgaaattgacAATGGATTCAAAACTGTTTTGTCTGATTTCAAGTCAGTGGATATTTTCGTAACctgtgtaggtgtggttgatgaaATGCACATTGAACGATGCATTGAAATAAATTTG CTATCAGCAATCTACCTCAACTATGCTGCTTTGGAGTACATGAGCAACTCAAAGGGAGGAAATGGTGGAATAGTAGCAAATATTGCCTCAGTAGCTGGAGTAGCACCCTTCCCCGCATGTGTAGTGTATGCTGCTACCAAACACGGTGTTTTAGGTCTAACAAGGTCTCTCGGG ACCAATACTTATTTTAAGAAAACCGGCATTAAATTTATCACAATCTGCCCGGGTTATACAACCACCCCGCTCCTCAATCAATTTAATGGATCCCCAATAAATGATATTAAAAAGATTCGCGATTCACCGCAACAATCACCTGAAATTTGTGGGGACCTATTGGTTGAAGCAATAGAGAAAGATATGAACGGATCGATATGGTTGATAGATGAAGGGAAACTGAAGGAAGTTACTCCCCCAAAATTGTAA
- the LOC119650011 gene encoding alcohol dehydrogenase-like, producing MDCSGKTAVVAGGFGGIGYATCNSLLSKGVKNLGIFDLFENGDLLQKLKSNFPKANIKFWKVDATKKSEIENGFKGAVAEFKSIDIFVTSVGVVDEMNPERCVQINLLGTMNLNYVAIDYMSVAKGGKGGLVANVASLSGIVPFPLCVAYCATKHGIVGLTRSLGSDFYLKTTGIKFVSICPGFTETPLLGNFAGSPVNSVKTDSAKLAQQTAETCGKLLVEALEKDKNGSIWMIDAGKMKEIIPPEYYSGPTGT from the exons ATGGATTGCTCGGGAAAGACTGCAGTAGTTGCTGGAGGATTTGGTGGCATCGGTTATGCCACCTGTAACTCCTTACTAAGCAAAGGTGTTAag AACCTTGGTATTTTCGATTTGTTCGAAAATGGTGATTTACTACAAAAATTGAAGAGCAATTTTCCAAAGGCTAATATTAAATTCTGGAAAGTCGATGCAACAAAGAAAAGTGAAATTGAAAATGGTTTTAAAGGTGCCGTGGCTGAATTCAAATCAATTGATATTTTCGTTACGTCCGTTGGTGTGGTCGATGAAATGAACCCTGAACGATGTGTTCAAATCAATCTG CTGGGAACAATGAACCTCAATTACGTCGCTATTGACTATATGAGCGTAGCAAAGGGTGGAAAAGGCGGTCTAGTGGCAAATGTGGCATCACTTTCCGGGATTGTACCATTTCCCTTATGTGTAGCATATTGTGCAACCAAACATGGAATTGTCGGTCTGACTAGATCCTTAGGA AGCGATTTTTACCTGAAGACAACCGGAATCAAATTTGTATCAATTTGTCCCGGTTTCACAGAGACTCCTTTGCTTGGTAACTTTGCCGGTTCACCAGTAAACAGTGTAAAAACTGATTCTGCAAAACTGGCTCAACAAACAGCTGAAACCTGCGGTAAACTGTTGGTTGAAGCTCTGGAAAAAGACAAGAACGGATCGATTTGGATGATTGACGcaggaaaaatgaaagaaatcatTCCTCCAGAATATTATAGCGGCCCAACCGGCACATAG